In Actinopolyspora saharensis, the genomic window CTTGACGACCTGCCCGTTGCGCTGCTGCTCGAAGGTGGCGGGCAGCTCCCCGAAATCCCAGTCCCGCAGTCCGTGCCGCTCGATCGTCTCGGCAGCGGCCGAGATCTCGGCCCGCAGCTGGGGACGCAGCCGCTCGGCCAGCGCGGAGAGGTCCTTGCCCTCGGCGAGGACTCGTTCCTCCCCTCCGGAGGAGGAGCCCTCCACGACGCGGAACGTCATCCTCAGGTGGTCGGGAACCCGCTCCGGATCCCACGCGTCGAGCGGAACCCGGACCCCGGTCATCCGGCGCAGTTCCTCCGACAGGGCCTCCAGCAGCGGCTTCTCGCGCGGGGTGACCCGGGACAGGGCCGCCTTGGCGTGGTCGGGCACGGGCACGAACTCGCGCCGCAGCTGCTTGGGCAGCGTCTTCAGCAGCGCGATCACCAGGTCCTCACGCAGACCGGGGATCTGCCAGTCGAACCCGGCCGGGCTGAGCTGGTTGAGCACGGAGACGGGGACGTGCACGGTCACCCCGTCGGCGTCAGCCCCCGGCTCGAACTGGTAGCTCAGCGCGAGGCTGTGCCTGCCCTGCTGCCAGAAGTCCGGGTAGTCGCTGTCGGTGACCTCCGCGGAGGTCTCGTTGAACAGCAACGACCTCGGGAAGGTCAGCAGGTCCGGCTGCTTCCTGCGGACCTTCTTCCACCAGCTGTCGAAGTGGCGCGCCGAGACGACCTCGGAGCCGATCCGCTGGTCGTAGAACTCGTAGAGCGTGTCGTCATCGACGACGATGTCCCTGCGTCGCGCCCGCTGCTCCAGCTCCTCCACCTCGGCGAGCAGCCTGCGGTTGGTGTGGAAGAACTCGTGGCGGGTGTCCCACTCGCCCTCCACGAGGGCGTGGCGGATGAACAGCTCGCGGCACAGCTCGGGCTCGATGCGCCCGTAGCTGACCTTGCGGCCCGCCACCAGCGGCACGCCGTACAGCGTCACCCGCTCGTAGGCCATGACCGCGCCCTTGTCCTTCTCCCAGTGCGGTTCGCTGTAGTGCCGCTTGACCAGGTGGCCTGCGAGACGTTCGATCCAGGCGGGCTCGACGCGGGCGACGGTCCGCGCGAACAGCTTCGAGGTCTCCACCAGCTCGGCGGCCATCACCCACTGGGGTTGCTTCTTGAACAGCGCCGAACCGGGGAAGATGGTGAACTTCGCGCCGCGCGCGCCGAGGTACTCGCTCTGCGCGCGCTTGCCCTGGTCGGACTTGCGCTCGGTGTCCTTGAGACCGATGTGCGAGAGCAGCCCGGCCAGCAACGACTGGTGGACGCGGTCCTCATCGGCGTCCTGGTCGTTGACCGAGACGTCCAGCGAGTTGACCACCTGGCGGAGCTGACCGTAGAGGTCCTGCCACTCGCGGATGCGGAGGTAGTTCAGGTACTCGTTCCGGCACATCTTGCGGAACTGGTTCGAGGAGAGCTCGTCGCGTTGCTCCCGCAGGTACCGCCACAGGCTCAGGTAGCCGAGGAAGTCGGAGTGCTTGACGGTGAACCGCGCGTGCTGCTGATCGGCGGCCTGCTGGTGCTCGGCCGGGCGCTCCCTGGGATCCTGGATGGACAGAGCAGCCGCGATGACCATCGTCTCGTGCACGCAGCCGTTGTTCTCGGCCTCGACGATCATCCGCGCCAGCCGCGGATCGATGGGAAGCTGGGCGATCTTGTCGCCGATGCGCGTCAACCGCTGATCGCCCTGCTTGCTGGGGCGGTCCAGGGCACCGAGCTCGTGCAGCAGGTTGACGCCGTCGGTGATCTGGCGCTTGTCCGGCGGCTGCACGAAGGGGAACGAGGCGACGTCGCCCAGTCCCAGCGAGGTCATCCGCAGGATCACCGAGGCCAGGTTGGTGCGCAGGATCTCCGGGTCGGTGAACTCCTGGCGCGCCAGGAAGTCCTGCTCCGAGTACAGCCGGATGCAGATCCCCTCGGACTCGCGGCCGCAACGCCCCTTGCGCTGGTTGGCCGAGGCCTGCGAAACGGGTTCGATGGGCAGCCGCTGCACCCTGGTGCGGTAGCTGTACCGCGAGATGCGGGCTGTGCCCGGGTCGACGACGTACTTGATCCCCGGAACGGTCAGCGAGGTCTCGGCCACGTTCGTGGCCAGCACCACGCGCCGGTGGGAGTGCCGCTGGAAAACGCGCTGCTGCTCGGCCGAGGACAGCCGCGCGTACAGCGGCAGCACCTCGGTGCGCGGGGGCTTGCGCTGCTCCAGGGCCTCGGCGGTGTCCCTGATCTCCCGTTCACCGCTGAGGAAGACGAGGATGTCGCCGGGCCCCTCCGCGCACAGCTCGTCCACCGCGTCCCCGATGGCCGTGGTCTGGTCGCGCTCGACATCCTCCAGCTCGTCGGAGTCGTCCACCAGGGGCCGGTAGCGCACCTCGACCGGGTAGGTGCGCCCCGAGACCTCGACGATCGGGGCTCCGCCGAAGTGCTCGGAGAACCGCTCGGGATCGATGGTGGCCGAGGTGATGATCACCTTCAGGTCGGGCCGCTTGGGCAGGATCCGCTTGAGGTAGCCGAGGATGAAGTCGATGTTGAGGCTGCGTTCGTGCGCCTCGTCGATGATCAGCGTGTCGTAGCGGCGCAGCAGCGCGTCGCGCTGGATCTCGGCGAGCAGGATGCCGTCGGTCATCTGCTTGACCAACGTGTCCTCGTTCGCCCGCTCGGTGAAGCGGACCTGGTAGCCGACCGGACCGCCGACCTCGGTGTCCAGCTCGGCTGCGAGACGCTCCGCCACGGTCCTGGCCGCGAGCCTGCGCGGCTGGGTGTGGCCGATGGAGCCGAGCACCCCGCGCTCGAGCTCCAGGCACATCTTCGGCAGCTGCGTGGTCTTGCCCGAACCGGTCTCGCCCGCGACGACGACCACCTGGTTGTCCCTGATGGCGGTCAGCAGGTCCTCGCGCCGCTGGGTGACGGGCAGTTCCGGGGGGTAGCTGAGCTCGGGAACCCGCTCGCGGCGCCGCGTGACGCGCTCCCGCGCCGCGGCGAGGTCCGCCGAGATCTCCTCGACAACCGAGCGCAGCGCCTGCTCCTCCCGGATCTTGCGGGCTCCGTCGATGCGACGACGCAACCGGCGCTGATCCTGCGTCATCAGCTCGGACAGGTTCTCGCGCAGTTCGGACAGCGAGGGCGAAACGGGTGCAGTGGCCATAGCCTCCCCAGGATAGAGATCCCGTCTCCTGTCGTGCCGCCGTATTTCGGCGGACTCACATCAACCGCTCGAGCGCTCCGCGGGGCGGAACGGCGGTTCCTGCGACCGGACGCCCCCTCGACGGAGGTAACCACCTCGCGGGACGAGTCGGCCGTTCCCCGCAACGTCGCGAAGCCCGCCGGGATTCCTCTCCGAGCACACCTCCGCGCCGTCCCGTCCCGGATCGGGGCGGTGCCCGGGCCGCCGAGCCAGCGCCCGGCGCTTCCGGACCTGCTCAGGTCAGCTCCGGCCGGCAGAGCGCTGCCGTGGGGGTGTCGCCGACACGGGTGAGCACCACGGTGGCCGCCGCGTCACCGGAAAGCTTCATCCTCCGGCGCAGCGCGTCCGGATCCACGTCCAAACCGCGCACCAGGATCTCCAGTCGTCCGATCCCGTGACGCCGCAGCAGCGCGCGCAAGGACTTCTCGCTGTACTTGCCCCGTTCGAGCACGCGGAACGCACGCACCCCCGGCGGCGGGGCGTCCCCGGTGAGGTAGGCGATCCGGTGGTCGAGCTGCCCCAGACCGTGGCGCGCGGCGTACTGCCGGACCAACCCGGCGCGGATGACCGCGCCGTCGGGTTCGACCAACCACTCCCCCACCTCCCGCACCGGGCAGTCGTCGGGCTCGGCGTCGGTGATCCGCAGGGCGACGTCGCCGTCGTCGCGCAGCACCGTCGCGGTCCGGTGCGCTCCCGGCTCGGCCAGCTCTCCCAGCCACACCGAGGCCTCCCGCACCTGACCGGCCAGGGAGACCAACTCGACCTCGGCCTCGGCCGGGACCAGGTCGAAGTCCAGCCCGGGAGCGCACTTGACCACCATGTCCCGCCCGTGGTGCGCGGCGAGCAGCTCGCGGAGCGGGGGCTCCAGGTCCTCCGGGTTCCACCTCCTGCGCCCGGTGCCGTCCCGCCTGCCCGGATCGGCGAGCACGGCGGCCCCCGTGGTGACCGGGCGCAACGCGTCGGCCCGCACCAGCCCGGCCCGCACCCCGCGAGCGGCCAGGTTGCCCCGCGCCATCGCCAACCGGACCTCGTCGAGGTCGGAGCCGAGGCAGCGCCGGGCGACCGGGGCGATCTCGACGAGATCGGCCCCGATCGAACAGGTGACGTCGTGCACGTCCCTGCCCGCCAGCCGGGCGGCGCGCAGCCGGGCGACCGGAGTCGCCGTGGCCTGCTGCAACGCCGAATCCGTGAACAACCACTCGTCCGCCCCGCTCAGCTTGGCCGCGGCGCGGCGGCGCAGCGCCACGGTCTCCAGCACCGCGGGGGCGAACCGCGTGCCCGCGACCTCGCGTGCGGTGGCCGTGTCGGCCAACCGGGAGGAGGACGTCAGCGGCAGCCCGGCGACCTCGGCCAGCGCGCGCTCCCCCTCGGGGGAGCGCAGAAAGGCCACGTCGTCGACGTCAAAGGTGTAAGCCACGTTCGACCAGCCGGATCATTCGCCAGTGAACTCGGCCTTGCCCGGGCCGTTCTCGATGAACGAACGCATGCCGATCTTCTGGTCCTCGGTCGCGAACAGCGAGGTGAACAGGTGGGTCTCGATGCGCAGTCCGGTGTTCAGGTCCGTCTCGATCCCCTCGTCGACGGCCCGCTTGGCCGCGGCCAGGGCGTGTGCGGGCCCGTTGACGAACTGCTCCGCCCACCGGCGCGCGGTGGCGTAGACCTCCTCGGCGGGGACCACCTCGTCCACCATCCCCGAGGACAGCGCCTCGTCGGATTCCACGAAGCGACCGCTGAAGATCACGTCCTTGGCCTTGCTGGGACCGACCAGCCGCGCCAGCCGCTGCGTGCCGCCCGCACCGGGGATGACCCCGAGCAGGATCTCCGGCTGACCGACCTTGAGCCCCTCCGCGGCGACGCGGCGATCACAGGTCAGCGCCAGCTCGAAACCGCCGCCGAGCGCGTAACCGGTCAGGGCCGCCACCGTGGGTTTCGGGATCGCCGCCACCGCGCTCAACGCGTCCGAGAGGCCGCGACGCTCCTTGGTGGCCATCTCCGGAGCGGACTTCTCGGCCATCTCCTTGATGTCCGCCCCCGCGGCGAAGACCTTCTCCCCGCCGTAGACGATCACGGCCCGAACGTCGGAGCGCTCGGCCGCCTCCTCGGCCACGGCACGGATCTCCTGCTCGACCTGGCTGTTGAGCGCGTTCATCTTGGGACGATCCAGCCTGATCGTCCCGATGCCGCCGTCCACCTCGAGCCTGACGTACTCACCCACGGCGCAACCTCCTCGTCGAATCGTGAACGGTGCCGCAGACTACCCGCGCGGGAACGGCACCGGAAGCTGTGTCGTTGCTGCCCCGCCGTCGGCGCACGGCGCTGAGCGGACCACGCGGGGTCACCGCCTGCGCTGCGCGAAGTAGCGGTCGCCGTTGCGCCGCAGCTCGAGATCCTGGTCGAAGGTCTTGGACAGGTTGTCCTCGGTGAGCACGTCGTCGAGCAGTCCCTTGGCGACCACACCTCCCTCGCGCAGCAGCAAAGCGTGCGTGAAACCGGGGGGAATCTCCTCGACGTGATGGGTCACCAGGGTCATCGCGGGAGCGTCCGGGTCGAGGGCGAGCTTCGACAACCTGGCCACCAGGTCCTCGCGCCCACCGAGATCCAGCCCCGCGGCGGGCTCGTCCAGCAGCAGCATCTCGGGGTCGGTCATCAGCGCCCGCGCCAGCAGCACCCGCTTGCGCTCCCCCTCGGACAACGTCCCGAACGCGCGCCCCGAGAGCTCGGCCACGCCCATGGCCTCGAGCAGTTCCTCGGCCCGTTCGGTGTCCATGTCCTCGTATTCCTCGCGCCACCGGCCGACAACGGCGTAACCGGCGCTGACGACGGCGTCCCGCACGAGCTCGTCCTCCGGCATCCTGGCGGCCATGGCCGCCGAGCAGAAGCCGATGCGCGGACGCAGCTCGAAAACGTTGGTGCTGCCCAGCCGCTCACCGAGCACGTCGACCGTGCCGGTCGTCGGGTACAGCTCGGCACCGGCGAGCTTGAGCACGGTGGTCTTTCCCGCACCGTTCGGTCCGAGCACCACCCAGCGCTCGTCGAGCTCCACCGACCAGTTCACGTCGGTCACGAGCGCGCTCTCCGCCCGCCGGACACTGACGCCATCCATTCGGATGACCAGGTCGTCCACGTCTACCTCCCAGTCACGACCGGCCGTGGTTCGCGTGCCGGTCGGCACGCGGTCGTATCCGCGTGGATCGTGGGATCACTCCGATCCACTTCCCTCATTCTCCCGGTAGCCCGGAACGGACGTGCGGCCGGGACCACGCCGCCGCGGCCACCATAGGACGATTCCGCGATCGCACCACACCACCCGCCGCACGCGGGTAACATCCACTCCCCGTGCGTGCGTTGTGGAAACCGCTCCGCCGACCGTGGTGCGCGACGGCGTCGGCGGCACTGCTCGTGCTGACCGCGCTCGAGCTCCTCCTGGGCAAGGGCCCCGGCGGGATCGCGCTGGCGGCCGCGGGAGCACTGCTCGGGGCGATCGCGCTGCCCGCCGCGATCAGAGCGGGCCTGCTGCTCGGGTCCTTCCTGTTCGGCCTGCGGGTGAGCAACATCGTGATCGGGGCGATGCGCCGAGTGACGAGCTTCCGGCTGGGCGGGGTGCTCGTGACCGTGCGCGCCCTGCCCGTCGTGCTCAGCGCCGACATCGGCCCCCGCAGGGAGCCGGTGGTGACGCGTTCCGTGCTCGCGGCGGCGACCTCGGCGCTGTCCGGGCTCCTCGTGGTCGGCGCGTGCCTGCTCGCCGCGGGATCCTCCTTCGGGCACGGTCTCGTCCTGGCCACGACGGCCTCGATGGTCCACGCGCTGATCCCGCGCAGAGCTCCGCTGAACACCTCCACCGGGTGGCTGCTCTTCGGCCTCCCGCGGATGAGCGAGTCGCGCCGCCTGGAGTTCCGCGCGGGTGCCTACGCCGCCGAGGCGCACGCGCTGCTGCAGGACGGCGAGCTCGACGCCGCGGAGGCGGTCGTGGACGAACTCGCCGAGATCGCCCCGAACGCGCGAACCACCGCCTCCTGCCGGGCGACCGTGCACCAGGCCCGCGGCGAGTTCGACAGAGCCACGATGCTGTTGCTGCACACGCTGTCCACGCACTCCCCGGAAGCGCGGGAGATGTCCTACCTGCTGGCCGGGCTCGCCGGGCTGGCGCTGTCCGCCGTGGAAGCGGGGCAGCTTCCTTCCGAGGACCTCCTGCCCACTGCCGAGCAGGCGCTGCAGGACTCGGTCGGCCTCGGCTTCCCCCGCTTCGAGCTGAGCGGGACCTTCGGGTTGCTCGCGCTGATCAACGGCGAGACCGAGCGGGCGAAGCAGCTCGCCGAGCTCGGCGCGCGGAACGCCGCATCCGGAACCACCAGGGCGGACAACCTGGCCACGCTAGCCCGCGCGCACATGGCGCGAGGCGACAACGTGAGCGCCCGCGCGGCGCTCGCCGAAGCGGAGGGGATCGCGGCGTGGTGGCCCCGGGTGTGCTCCACCCGCGAGCGACTGACGATCTGTTGAGGGGCGGTCGGTGGGTCCGGCTGCTCGGGTGGTTGCGTGGCGGCGCCGACTGCGTGGGTGGGTGTTTCGGCGCCCGCGGCGCCGAAGAATCCACCTGCCCCCCGGACCCTTAGACCGCTCGGACAGGAACTCCCGACAGAGGGGACACCGTCCAGCCCAGGCGCTTACGAGCCTGCGCAGCCCGACCGACCGCGGGTTCTCTCGGGGTGCTCTCGCGAGGAAGGCCCGACGTTGTGTAGTGCCCTACCCGATGTCGGGCCTCCCGGAGCGAGAGCCCGCGAGAGGTTCCGCCAAGTGACCCGACAAGCAACCGGCACCGCCGACCACCCTTCACCCAGCGAGGACGACCTTGCCGAGCTCGGCGGGGCTGGACAGCAGCCGGTGCTGCGGCAGCACGCGAACGGTGTAGCCGGCGGGGCCGGTGTGCGGCAGCGTCACCGTGGCCTGGTACCCGCCGTCGGCGACGCAGCTCATCGACGTGGTGACGAAGTCGCGCAGCTCGTCCGAATCGTCCACCCTGCCGACGACGACCTCCACCTCCACGTCGGAGTCGTCCAGCCCGGCCAGCTCCACCAGGGCGCGCACGGTGACCTTGCCGCCCAGCAGCGGGGTCGAACCGTCCTCGACGGACATGTACGTGTCGGTTATCCGCACCTCGCTCCACGCCTGCTCGAGCCGTTCCCTGTAGGCGGCTATCTCCTTGGCGCCCCGGTACCGGTCCGCCGCGGCGGCCTGCACGGAGCGGATCGCAGGCGAGTAGAAGTTGTCGACGTACTCGCGCACCATCCTGGAGGACTGCACCCGCGGCCCCAGGGTCGCCAGGGTGTGCCGCACCATCGACATCCACCGCCCGGGAACGCCTTCGCTGTTGCGCTCGTAGAACATCGGCGCCACGTGCTCGCCGATCAGTTCGTAGAGCGCGCCCGCTTCGAGGTCGTCCCTGCGCTCCGGATCGCTCACCCCGTTCGCGTTGGGGATCGCCCACCCGTTGTGGCCGTCGTACATCTCGTCCCACCAGCCGTCCCGGACCGACAGGTTCAGCCCGCCGTTGAGCGCGGACTTCATGCCCGAGGTTCCGCAGGCCTCCAGCGGACGCACCGGGTTGTTCAACCAGACGTCGCAGCCGGCGTAGAGGTAGCGGGCCAGCGACATGTCGTAGTCGGGCAGGAAGACGATGCGGTGGCGCACCTCGGGGTCGTCGGCGAAGCGCGCGATGCGCTGGATCATCGCCTTGCCGCCCTCGTCGGCGGGGTGCGACTTGCCCGCCACCACCACCTGCACCGGGTGGTCCGGGTCGAGCAGCAGGGCCCGCAGCCGCTCCGGGTCGCGCAGCATCAGCGTCAACCGCTTGTAGGTCGGCACCCTCCGCGCGAAACCGATCGTGAGCACGTCCGGGTCGAACACCGAGTCGCACCAGCCCAGCTCCAGGTCCGACGCCCCGCGCTGCAGCCAGGCGTGCCGCAGCCTGCGCCGCACCTCCTCGACGAGCCGCTGCCGCAGCGAGCTGCGCAGCTCCCACAGCAGCGAGTCGCTGACGGGTTCGATGCCGCGCAGCCCGGCTCCCTGGTCCATCTCGGACTCGCCGAGCAGCTTGCCGAGCTCCCGCGCCGACCAGGTGGGCCCGTGGACCCCGTTGGTGACCGAGGAGATGGGGATCTCCGCGGTGTCGAAGCCGGGCCACAGTCCGCTGAACATCTTGCGACTGACGTCGCCGTGCAGCTCGGAGACACCGTTGGCCCGTTGCGCCAGCCGCAGCCCCATGTTGGCCATGTTGAAGGTGCCCGGCTTGTTCTCCACGCCGAGATCCAGGATCTTGTCGGTCGGCACCCCGGGCAGCAGGGACTGCTCGGAGCCGTCGCCGAAGTAGTGCCGGACCAGGTGCGTGGGGAAGCGGTCCAGCCCGGCGGGAACCGGGGTGTGGGTGGTGAACACGGTACCCGCCCGCACGGCCGCCACGGCCTCGTCGAACTGCAGTCCCGGCCCGGACAGCAGCTCGCGGATGCGTTCCAGCCCCAGGAACCCCGCGTGTCCCTCGTTCATGTGGAACACCTCGGGGGAGGCCATCCCGGTCAGCTCGCAGTAGGCCCGGACGGCCCGCACCCCACCGATGCCGGCGAGGATCTCCTGCCTGATGCGGTGGCTGGAGTCCCCACCGTAGAGCCGGTCGGTCACCCCGCGCAGATCCTCGTCGTTGTCCTCGAGGTCACTGTCCATCAGCAGCAGCGGAACCCGGCCGACCTGCGCCTTCCAGATCCTCGCCCGCAGGGTCCTCCCCTCGGGCATCGCGACGTGGACCAGCACCGGATCCCCCGAGGGGCGGGTCACCAGTTCCAGCGGCAGTCCGCGCGGATCGAGCACCGGGTACTGCTCCACCTGCCACCCCTCGGCGGACAGCGACTGGCGGAAGTAGCCCGAGCGGTAGAACAGCCCCACGCCCACCAGCGGGACACCGAGATCGGAGGCCGACTTGAGGTGGTCCCCCGCCAGCACTCCCAGCCCGCCCGAGTAGTTGGGCAGCGCCTCGGTCAGCCCGAACTCCATGGAGAAGTAGGCGATCGAGGCGGGCAGCGGGGTTCCCTCGTCGCGACGCTGCTGGTACCAGCGCGGAACCGTGAGGTAGCGGCGCAGGTCGTCGTCGACGGCCCTGGTCCGCGCCAGGAAGTCCTCGTCCGCGGCGAGACGGTCCAAGCGCTCCGCGGGCACCTCGGCCAGCAGGCGCAGCGGGTCCCCGCCCACCTCCGACCACACGTCCGGCGCGACGGAGGCGAACAGGTCCTGCGTCGGCGGGTGCCAGCTCCAGCGCAGGTTTATGGCCAAGCGGCCGAGCGCTTGCAACGAATCGGGCAGGTGCGCGCTGACGGTGAAGCGACGGACGGCTCTCACGACGGGTGAGGGTATCTCGCCCCGAACGAGTTCCGCACAGCCCACGAGAACGACGACGTGCGAACCTGGTGCGGTGGACCCGCCGCGGAGGATACCGGCCCTGCTTCTCGGGCTGCTGCTGCTCGTGACCGCTGCGGGGTGTTCCGTCCGAGGGCATCCCGTGGTAGGAGACTCGGTGGTGCGGGACGGTGTGGACCCGTCCTTCGTGTTCGGGACGGACTCCTCCCCGATCGACGAGCTGGCCGCCACGGTCGTCACCGACGCGCAGGACTACTGGAGTCGGACGCTGCCACGCGCGTTCGGGCAGCCCTGGCACGACCTCGACGGCGGCTTCTTCTCCGTGGACACCACCGACACCGGGGCCGAGCCACCTCCCTGCACCGCCGAGGTGAGCGAGCTCGCCGGGAACGCGTACTACTGCGCCACCGTGGACGCGATCGCCTGGGACCGCGCCGCGCTCCTGCCGGTGCTGCGCACGAACTACGGCCGCTCGGCCGTGGTCGTCGTGCTCGCCCACGAGAT contains:
- a CDS encoding THUMP-like domain-containing protein gives rise to the protein MAYTFDVDDVAFLRSPEGERALAEVAGLPLTSSSRLADTATAREVAGTRFAPAVLETVALRRRAAAKLSGADEWLFTDSALQQATATPVARLRAARLAGRDVHDVTCSIGADLVEIAPVARRCLGSDLDEVRLAMARGNLAARGVRAGLVRADALRPVTTGAAVLADPGRRDGTGRRRWNPEDLEPPLRELLAAHHGRDMVVKCAPGLDFDLVPAEAEVELVSLAGQVREASVWLGELAEPGAHRTATVLRDDGDVALRITDAEPDDCPVREVGEWLVEPDGAVIRAGLVRQYAARHGLGQLDHRIAYLTGDAPPPGVRAFRVLERGKYSEKSLRALLRRHGIGRLEILVRGLDVDPDALRRRMKLSGDAAATVVLTRVGDTPTAALCRPELT
- the glgP gene encoding alpha-glucan family phosphorylase; this translates as MRAVRRFTVSAHLPDSLQALGRLAINLRWSWHPPTQDLFASVAPDVWSEVGGDPLRLLAEVPAERLDRLAADEDFLARTRAVDDDLRRYLTVPRWYQQRRDEGTPLPASIAYFSMEFGLTEALPNYSGGLGVLAGDHLKSASDLGVPLVGVGLFYRSGYFRQSLSAEGWQVEQYPVLDPRGLPLELVTRPSGDPVLVHVAMPEGRTLRARIWKAQVGRVPLLLMDSDLEDNDEDLRGVTDRLYGGDSSHRIRQEILAGIGGVRAVRAYCELTGMASPEVFHMNEGHAGFLGLERIRELLSGPGLQFDEAVAAVRAGTVFTTHTPVPAGLDRFPTHLVRHYFGDGSEQSLLPGVPTDKILDLGVENKPGTFNMANMGLRLAQRANGVSELHGDVSRKMFSGLWPGFDTAEIPISSVTNGVHGPTWSARELGKLLGESEMDQGAGLRGIEPVSDSLLWELRSSLRQRLVEEVRRRLRHAWLQRGASDLELGWCDSVFDPDVLTIGFARRVPTYKRLTLMLRDPERLRALLLDPDHPVQVVVAGKSHPADEGGKAMIQRIARFADDPEVRHRIVFLPDYDMSLARYLYAGCDVWLNNPVRPLEACGTSGMKSALNGGLNLSVRDGWWDEMYDGHNGWAIPNANGVSDPERRDDLEAGALYELIGEHVAPMFYERNSEGVPGRWMSMVRHTLATLGPRVQSSRMVREYVDNFYSPAIRSVQAAAADRYRGAKEIAAYRERLEQAWSEVRITDTYMSVEDGSTPLLGGKVTVRALVELAGLDDSDVEVEVVVGRVDDSDELRDFVTTSMSCVADGGYQATVTLPHTGPAGYTVRVLPQHRLLSSPAELGKVVLAG
- a CDS encoding enoyl-CoA hydratase/isomerase family protein encodes the protein MGEYVRLEVDGGIGTIRLDRPKMNALNSQVEQEIRAVAEEAAERSDVRAVIVYGGEKVFAAGADIKEMAEKSAPEMATKERRGLSDALSAVAAIPKPTVAALTGYALGGGFELALTCDRRVAAEGLKVGQPEILLGVIPGAGGTQRLARLVGPSKAKDVIFSGRFVESDEALSSGMVDEVVPAEEVYATARRWAEQFVNGPAHALAAAKRAVDEGIETDLNTGLRIETHLFTSLFATEDQKIGMRSFIENGPGKAEFTGE
- a CDS encoding ABC transporter ATP-binding protein, translated to MDGVSVRRAESALVTDVNWSVELDERWVVLGPNGAGKTTVLKLAGAELYPTTGTVDVLGERLGSTNVFELRPRIGFCSAAMAARMPEDELVRDAVVSAGYAVVGRWREEYEDMDTERAEELLEAMGVAELSGRAFGTLSEGERKRVLLARALMTDPEMLLLDEPAAGLDLGGREDLVARLSKLALDPDAPAMTLVTHHVEEIPPGFTHALLLREGGVVAKGLLDDVLTEDNLSKTFDQDLELRRNGDRYFAQRRR
- the hrpA gene encoding ATP-dependent RNA helicase HrpA, producing MATAPVSPSLSELRENLSELMTQDQRRLRRRIDGARKIREEQALRSVVEEISADLAAARERVTRRRERVPELSYPPELPVTQRREDLLTAIRDNQVVVVAGETGSGKTTQLPKMCLELERGVLGSIGHTQPRRLAARTVAERLAAELDTEVGGPVGYQVRFTERANEDTLVKQMTDGILLAEIQRDALLRRYDTLIIDEAHERSLNIDFILGYLKRILPKRPDLKVIITSATIDPERFSEHFGGAPIVEVSGRTYPVEVRYRPLVDDSDELEDVERDQTTAIGDAVDELCAEGPGDILVFLSGEREIRDTAEALEQRKPPRTEVLPLYARLSSAEQQRVFQRHSHRRVVLATNVAETSLTVPGIKYVVDPGTARISRYSYRTRVQRLPIEPVSQASANQRKGRCGRESEGICIRLYSEQDFLARQEFTDPEILRTNLASVILRMTSLGLGDVASFPFVQPPDKRQITDGVNLLHELGALDRPSKQGDQRLTRIGDKIAQLPIDPRLARMIVEAENNGCVHETMVIAAALSIQDPRERPAEHQQAADQQHARFTVKHSDFLGYLSLWRYLREQRDELSSNQFRKMCRNEYLNYLRIREWQDLYGQLRQVVNSLDVSVNDQDADEDRVHQSLLAGLLSHIGLKDTERKSDQGKRAQSEYLGARGAKFTIFPGSALFKKQPQWVMAAELVETSKLFARTVARVEPAWIERLAGHLVKRHYSEPHWEKDKGAVMAYERVTLYGVPLVAGRKVSYGRIEPELCRELFIRHALVEGEWDTRHEFFHTNRRLLAEVEELEQRARRRDIVVDDDTLYEFYDQRIGSEVVSARHFDSWWKKVRRKQPDLLTFPRSLLFNETSAEVTDSDYPDFWQQGRHSLALSYQFEPGADADGVTVHVPVSVLNQLSPAGFDWQIPGLREDLVIALLKTLPKQLRREFVPVPDHAKAALSRVTPREKPLLEALSEELRRMTGVRVPLDAWDPERVPDHLRMTFRVVEGSSSGGEERVLAEGKDLSALAERLRPQLRAEISAAAETIERHGLRDWDFGELPATFEQQRNGQVVKAYPALVDEGDSVGIHAFDSAEEQRQAQWRGIRRLVLLKVPSPVKYLQRQLSNSSKLVFGRSPHGGQAALFEDCIACAVDGLIEQFGGPPSGEEGFNRLVERVRSGLNETAAHVVSLVERILTEQQRVEAELDEARGLSAPAAEDIRTQLDNLVHSGFVTETGLRRLGDLRRYLQAVSYRLRKVEQRPQRDRELMDRVGEVEQRYRELLDSLGPGKPAGQQLSSIGWMIEELRVSYFAQELGTPHSISEKRIHRAMDKL